From the genome of Pseudomonas migulae:
GTGGCCAATGAAGTGGCCGGCGGGGCGGATGAGTCGAGCGCGGCGAGTGCGGATCTGACCAAGCTGGCTGAACAGCAGCGGCGGTTGATCAATCAGTTCAAGGTTTGATCCAGAGGCCCCATCGCGAGCAAGCCCACACAGTTGATCGCATTCCAGTGTGGGAGCGGGCTTGCTCGCGAAGGGGCCGGTACAAACAACGCATCAACCGGGGGTCAAACACTCCGGCCCATTCAACTTCGGATCATTCACCAGATTCGCCAACACCCGCTCGCGCAACGCAGCGGGTTCACTGGCCAACAACCCCTGCAACACATGCAAAGGCGTCTCGGGATCAAGCCACGCCTCCTGCCCCGCTGCATCCAGAATCAACGGCCGACGCTGACTCGCCGCCGGTTGCGTGATCACTGCCGTGCTCAACCACACCTGTTCCTGCACGGGATACGCCTCCCAGATCGCCGCAAAAAACAGCGCCGAGCCCTCTGCCGGCGTCAACCAGTAAGGCCGCTTGCGCGTCGTGCCGCGCCATTCGTAAAAACCGTTGGCCGGCAGCAGGCATCGGCGCTCGCGCAGGGCCTGGCGGAACATCGGTTGCTCGGCCACGGTTTCGGCCCGGGCATGGGCCGGCGTGCGGGATAGATCGGTCAGCCACGGCGGCGTCAGCCCCCAGCGCGCACGGGCCAACTCTCGCTGGCCGTCAGCGGCGGCACGCAGCATCAACACCGAATCGTTTGGGGAAATATTCCACTGGGCCTGCTGATCGGCGGGAAAGCCAGGCAGGGCCGCGAAAGCGGGGTTCCAGCGAAACAGGGCATAACGTCCACACATGGGGCAACACGACTCTTGATAAAACGAACGTCAGCCTAACAGACCAGCGTGCCGGGAAAGCTTTCCGGTTCATCGCCGGGCAGCGGCAGCGCGGCATTGTACGCGGCGATCAACTCACGGGCGTATTCGGCCTGGTCGTTATCGACCGACAACCCCAACAGACCGAAGATGGGCAACTCCCCGCTGCCACCGAGCAAATCTCGCCCGACCAGATGCGCCTCGATGCCCTCGCTGGCGAGCATGCCTTGCAGCAGCTCGCCTTCCATCAGGTTTTCCGGCTCATAGATTCGCTGCATAGATGCCCCTTACTCGTTTTCACTGAACACTTCGAGATGCCATTCCTCTCCGTCAACCTGCAACACAAACGTTATCGGCCGACAGCACACCTGACAGTCCTCGATATAGGTCTGATCGCCGCCGGACAGATCCACCGTTGTCTCAACCTCTTCACCACAATAAGGACATTCATACTGCGCAGTTTCCAGCATCGCGGTCTCCCGGGTGACTTGTGCGTATAATCGCCGGTCTATTTGCAGGGCTATTTTTGTCTGGCTACCTTTTCAGACCGTGCCCCGTTGGTTTTCGATCAAAACCTTTACTTACCCTAGCCGTTTCTAACAAGAGAGCATGATGGGCGAATTCGATGCCATCCGACCTTACGACGACAGCGAAGTCCCAGCGGTACTGAACCGGCTGCTCGGCGACAAGGCGTTTCTAGATATCCTCATCCACTTCCGCTTCCCGCGTTATGCCGGTGCCTTCGGCTGGATGCTCAAACCCCTTATAGCCCATCGGCTGCGCCGTGAGTTCGCCGGCGTCCATTCGGTGGCCACGTTGCAGGACAAAGTCGAGGTGTACGTCGACCACACCATCGAGCGCGCCACGGACGGAGTGACGTACACCGGCGTCGAGCAGTTCAAGTCCGGCAGCGCCTACCTGTTCATCGCCAACCACCGCGACATCGTGATGGACCCGGCCTTCGTCAACTATGCCGTGTACCACGCCGGCCTGCCGACACCGCGCATCGCGATCGGCGACAACCTGCTGCAGAAACCCTTCGTCAGCGACCTGATGCGCCTGAACAAGAGCTTCATCGTGCACCGTTCGATCACCGGTCGCCGGGAAAAAATGGCGGCCTATCAACTGCTGTCGGCCTACATCAACCATTCGATCCGCAACGATTGCGCCTCGATCTGGATCGCGCAGGCCGAAGGCCGGGCCAAGGACGGCGACGACCGCACCGAGTCAGCGATCCTCAAGATGTTCCACATGAGCCGCAAGGACGAACCGTTCGGCGAAGTCATCCGCTCGTTGAACGTCACTCCGGTGTCGATCAGCTACGAATATGATCCGTGCGACCAGGCCAAGGCGCGCGAACTCTACATTCGTGCCACCACCGGCAGCTACACCAAAGTACCGGGCGAGGACGATGTGAGCATCGCCAAGGGCATCACCGGCTACAAGGGCCGCGTCCACGTGAACTTTGCCGCGCCGATCACCGAGCTGTTCGACGACACCAAGCAATTGGCGATCGAAATGGACAAGCAGATCCTCGGTGGTTACCGCTTGTTCCCGGTGCACTACCTGGCTTACGCGCAGTGGAAAGACGCCGACCCGCAGTTGCAGGTGCCGAAAGCGGCTGACGTGTTTGCCGCCGACGAACTGGCGAAGGCTCAGGAAGAATGGCAACGACGCCTTGAGGCCTGCCCGGAAGAACATCGTCCGTTCCTGGTGCTGCAATACGCGACGCCGGTGCGTAATCAGTACCGGGTCAAGGCGGGATTGCCGCTTTAAACCCGACAACGGCAATCTGTGGAGAGGGAGCAAGCTCCCTCACCACAGGTTTTGCGTCAGCTCAGACCCGCGTGCTGATCCACGACACCAGCAACGCCAAGCCCAAACAGGCAAAACCGAAGCGATAGAAAAACCGGTTCATGCGCAAGGTCGCCCAATCCAGCATGGGCTCTTCGCTGGGACGGCTCTGACGCTGCGCTGCCAGACTGGCCTGCGCGCGTTGTTCGCGGCGACGCGTAGCGTGCAGCAACCAGCTGCCCGGGAAGGCGAACAGCAAGGCGAGCAGGTTGATCAATTTGGCGGGATGGGCGGTAAACAGCGTCATCAAATGCAGCGACATCACAAACCTCAGTCAAAACAGGTGTGGCGAACGCCGGACCGACGACCGCGGCGCGGATTCTACCGAAAGCCATCCCTCCTGCCCGCCGCTTTACGACAAATAACTCACCATTTGGCAGATTCCTGTCCTGCGTCACGGCTTCGTCATCTGAATGCGCCAGTCTCTCGGCCCATCAAAACCGACACGGAAACCGTCATGCTGCACGCCGAAAACCAGGATCGCCTCTACCTCATCGCGCAAAGCGACGAACAACAAGCCTTAGTCGGCAGCCTTGCCTTCAACGTTCAGGATCGCCATTGGCTGGTGTATTGCGCACTGGGCGGGCATCAACATGCGGATTTGCCGGAGACGGATTTGCTGACGGGCGTGAGTGTGCTGGATTTTTATTCACAGGCCGCCTGACACCACAGAACCCTTGTAGGAGCGAGGCTTGCCCGCGAAGGCGGCCTCTCATTCAACATTGATGTCGCCTGACACACCGCCTTCGCGGGCAAGCCTCGCGCCTACAGAAGATCGGCGGCGCAGGCACAAAAAAGCCCGGGGCCATTGCTGGCACCGGGCTTTTTGATTTCAGCGAAAGTTATTCGCTGAGAATCTGACCAATCGTCGGGTCCTTGAACAGACGCGTCAGCGCGTCGCTCAACACATCGCTGACCAGCTTGGTGTTGGTTTCCTGATTCGGCGCCATGCCGAAACGCTGATCCAGCGACGCACCGTAACGACCGCTGTAGCGGCGGTTGGCGTTCTGTACGTCGGAGCGGAAGGTCGCGCCAATGGTCGCCTCGGTCACGTACATGCCTTCTTTCGGCGACTGATACTTCAGCTCGGCCAGGGTCACGGTCAACTGCGGAGCGTTCATCGCATTCGACGTCGGGGTAAAGCCCAGCAAGCGCACAGCCGCTTCAGCCTGGGCCTGCAACTTCGGCAGGATCTGCGCGCCCTGCACCGTGATCGCACTGGTCTCCGGATACAGACCACCACGGGTGCCCAGGGTAGGCGACGGACGACCGTCCACCACACGCACCACAACTGGCTGACCATGGCCGACCGGCGCCAGCTGAGTCGTCAGCTTGGGTTCCGGGTTCAGTTGTTGCGGGCTGTGGGCGCAGCCGACCAGGGTCAAACTGGTCACAGTGATCAAACCGAACAACAGGCGTTGCAACATGCTCTTCTCTCCAGAATCAGGCACAAACAGGCCGGCAGTATAGCGGTGGGCCACTGCGGGTAACCAGCGCCTCGCAGTGAATACTGAAATGTCTGACAAACCCTTGGGAAGCCGGTTCCTGTCACACAGATGTCACCGCCCATACACTTGCATGTCACGGCGCTCCGGCAACCTTCACGGCAGTCACCCCCTCAAGGTACTTTGCCATGCGCCACCTGATCTCGCTGTTCACTCCACGCCCGTTGCATCGCTGCTTCGCCCTGCTCGACCGCAATGGTCATTGCCAGGCATTCAAGCAGTGCAGCCTGCAGCCGATGGGCGATGGCTGGGTCGAAATCGAAGAAATCCGCATCAACTGGCTGCACCATCCCCTGCCCGCCAGTGCCCGTGTCAGCCAGCGCCAGCCGCGCGCGCGGGCGCAACAGCTGTTGGCCATCTGACCAGACGCCTAATAAAAGTCATTAAACACGTCCATTTCCCTGCGTTTCTTAGATACAATCTCCCCCCGATTATAAGGACGTCTCCTGATCGGGCCTCGCAGCATCGTCAATGCTTCGGTATTGGCACCCCGCACCGCCCACAGAGAGCCGCCCACACAGATCGAGTGAAGCTGGCGCGCTTGCTGTTCCTTGAGCAAAACCCCCACTTTTCGCGAATCTGCAGAGCTGTCATTACGCTCGGTCACTGAGCTGTTTGCCCGTTTTGCCTGTCATGTACCCCATGGCGGCAATCCATCCGGGCACGGTGCCAGGCTGGGGCAGCCCTTTTTTGAGGTTCACGTCTTCAAAAGAGCGTGAAAAAAACGGGTTTTCACAACTTCACAAGAGTGTGGCGAGCAAATGAATAGTTTTGCGTCTGAACATGCACCATTAGCGTCTGGAACAGCCCAACGACACAGGACCGAGTATTCCTCGAACACCGGAGCCTGAAGCCTGTCCGCTACGGATTTGGTTGCACAAACGGATGTCTCGACCATAAGTCGAATTGCCAGTCGCGCGTTGAAATGAGTTCATAGACCTCATTGACCCGGCCGGTAGCGTCCGTCGAAGTTGCGATAAATTGCGAAGATTCGGACATGGCGACACTGCCATGAGTACCAGGGGCATCACTGACTCGCCCCGGAACGCCTGGCAGCCATGCCGACAATTTGGTGCTGCAGATTTTGGAGACGCGTTAAATGGCGCATAACGAAGCAGTCGACGTAGTACTGGTTGGGGCCGGCATCATGAGTGCCACCCTTGCCGTACTGCTCAAAGAGCTCGACCCCGCGATCAAGCTGGAAGTCGTCGAGCTGATGGATTCCGGTGCCGCGGAGAGTTCGAACCCGTGGAACAACGCCGGTACCGGTCACGCCGGGCTGTGTGAGCTCAATTACACGCCGCAGGCCGCCGATGGCACCGTCGACATCAAGAAAGCCGTGCACATCAACACCCAGTTCGAGGTGTCGAAGCAGTTCTGGTCGTACCTGACCAAAAAAGGCACCTTCGGCTCGTGCAAGTCCTTCATCAGCCCGGTGCCACACCTGAGCTTCGTGCAGAATGACAGTGGCGTTTCCTTTCTCAAGGAACGCTTCAAGACGATGAGCAATCACCACGCCTTCTCGGACATGGAATACACCGAAGACAAGGCCGTCATGGCCGAGTGGATGCCGCTGATGATGCCGGGCCGTCCGGCTGACGAAGTCGTCGCCGCCACCCGCGTGATGAACGGCACCGACGTCAACTTCGGCGCCCTGACCAATCAATTGCTCAAGCACCTGACCAGCGCACCCGATGCCCAGGTCAAGTACTGCAAGCGCGTGACCGGCCTGAAGCGCAACAACGGCGGCTGGACCGTCAGCATCAAGGACGTCAACAGCGGCAACTCCCGTGAAGTCGACGCCAAGTTTGTCTTCCTCGGCGCGGGCGGCGCGGCATTGCCGTTGCTGCAAGCCTCGGGCATCGAAGAAAGCAAAGGCTTCGGCGGCTTCCCGATCAGCGGCCAGTGGCTGCGTTGCGACAACCCGGAAGTGGTCAAACACCACCAGGCCAAGGTGTATAGCCAGGCCGCCGTGGGTTCGCCACCGATGTCCGTGCCGCACCTGGACACCCGCGTGGTCGATGGCAAGAAATCCCTGCTGTTCGGACCTTACGCCGGCTTCACCACCAAGTTCCTCAAGCACGGTTCCTTCATGGACCTGCCGATGTCGGTTCGCGCCGGCAACATCGGCCCGATGCTGGCCGTGGCGAAAAACAACATGGACCTGACCAAGTACCTGGTCAGCGAAGTGATGCAGTCGATGGAGCAGCGCCTGGATTCCCTGCGTCGCTTCTACCCTGAAGCCAAAGCCGAAGACTGGCGCCTGGAAGTGGCCGGCCAACGGGTGCAGATCATCAAGAAAGACCCGAAAAAAGGCGGCGTCCTGCAGTTCGGCACCGAACTGGTCGCGGCCAAGGACGGTTCTCTTGCAGCACTGCTCGGCGCTTCGCCAGGCGCGTCGGTGACCGTTTCGATCATGCTGGAGCTGATCGAGAAATGCTTTCCGGCC
Proteins encoded in this window:
- a CDS encoding SOS response-associated peptidase, whose translation is MCGRYALFRWNPAFAALPGFPADQQAQWNISPNDSVLMLRAAADGQRELARARWGLTPPWLTDLSRTPAHARAETVAEQPMFRQALRERRCLLPANGFYEWRGTTRKRPYWLTPAEGSALFFAAIWEAYPVQEQVWLSTAVITQPAASQRRPLILDAAGQEAWLDPETPLHVLQGLLASEPAALRERVLANLVNDPKLNGPECLTPG
- a CDS encoding putative signal transducing protein, which produces MQRIYEPENLMEGELLQGMLASEGIEAHLVGRDLLGGSGELPIFGLLGLSVDNDQAEYARELIAAYNAALPLPGDEPESFPGTLVC
- a CDS encoding CPXCG motif-containing cysteine-rich protein, whose amino-acid sequence is MLETAQYECPYCGEEVETTVDLSGGDQTYIEDCQVCCRPITFVLQVDGEEWHLEVFSENE
- a CDS encoding 1-acyl-sn-glycerol-3-phosphate acyltransferase, giving the protein MMGEFDAIRPYDDSEVPAVLNRLLGDKAFLDILIHFRFPRYAGAFGWMLKPLIAHRLRREFAGVHSVATLQDKVEVYVDHTIERATDGVTYTGVEQFKSGSAYLFIANHRDIVMDPAFVNYAVYHAGLPTPRIAIGDNLLQKPFVSDLMRLNKSFIVHRSITGRREKMAAYQLLSAYINHSIRNDCASIWIAQAEGRAKDGDDRTESAILKMFHMSRKDEPFGEVIRSLNVTPVSISYEYDPCDQAKARELYIRATTGSYTKVPGEDDVSIAKGITGYKGRVHVNFAAPITELFDDTKQLAIEMDKQILGGYRLFPVHYLAYAQWKDADPQLQVPKAADVFAADELAKAQEEWQRRLEACPEEHRPFLVLQYATPVRNQYRVKAGLPL
- a CDS encoding YajG family lipoprotein, translated to MLQRLLFGLITVTSLTLVGCAHSPQQLNPEPKLTTQLAPVGHGQPVVVRVVDGRPSPTLGTRGGLYPETSAITVQGAQILPKLQAQAEAAVRLLGFTPTSNAMNAPQLTVTLAELKYQSPKEGMYVTEATIGATFRSDVQNANRRYSGRYGASLDQRFGMAPNQETNTKLVSDVLSDALTRLFKDPTIGQILSE
- the mqo gene encoding malate dehydrogenase (quinone), with amino-acid sequence MAHNEAVDVVLVGAGIMSATLAVLLKELDPAIKLEVVELMDSGAAESSNPWNNAGTGHAGLCELNYTPQAADGTVDIKKAVHINTQFEVSKQFWSYLTKKGTFGSCKSFISPVPHLSFVQNDSGVSFLKERFKTMSNHHAFSDMEYTEDKAVMAEWMPLMMPGRPADEVVAATRVMNGTDVNFGALTNQLLKHLTSAPDAQVKYCKRVTGLKRNNGGWTVSIKDVNSGNSREVDAKFVFLGAGGAALPLLQASGIEESKGFGGFPISGQWLRCDNPEVVKHHQAKVYSQAAVGSPPMSVPHLDTRVVDGKKSLLFGPYAGFTTKFLKHGSFMDLPMSVRAGNIGPMLAVAKNNMDLTKYLVSEVMQSMEQRLDSLRRFYPEAKAEDWRLEVAGQRVQIIKKDPKKGGVLQFGTELVAAKDGSLAALLGASPGASVTVSIMLELIEKCFPAKASGEWAAKLAEIFPAREKVLETDAALYRKINTQNNIALELVEESSETPSYA